Proteins encoded by one window of Mesorhizobium sp. INR15:
- a CDS encoding MFS transporter: protein MRLGISMLLGTIGGVGMWAVVIVLPSVQAEFGVDRAAASMPYTATMVGFAAGNVLVGRAIDRVGYWIPALVSSMALVAGFLLAALSTSILQFTLVQGLLIGVGTSAIFGPLIADISHWFNRRRGVAVAAAAAGSYLAGTIWPTIMPPLMKAEGWRFTYVAIGLACLVTMVPLVLMLRRGAPVVAAGSAGSRVVQPISLSPTALQVLLVIAGLGCCVAMSMPQVHIVAYCMDLGYGVAHGADMLSIMMAAGVVSRLVSGFVADRIGGVKTLLIGSVLQCLSLFFYIPFDGLASLYIVSLVFGLSQGGIVPCYAIIVREYMPAKEAGQRVGIVIMATIFGMAIGGWMSGWIYDLTGSYAAAFLNGIAWNVLNLVVMLMVFWRARRSAMAMA from the coding sequence ATGCGGCTCGGCATTTCCATGCTGCTGGGGACGATCGGCGGCGTCGGCATGTGGGCGGTGGTCATCGTCCTGCCGTCCGTGCAGGCCGAGTTCGGGGTCGATCGCGCCGCGGCATCGATGCCCTATACGGCAACCATGGTCGGTTTCGCCGCCGGCAATGTGCTCGTCGGGCGCGCCATTGATCGTGTCGGCTACTGGATCCCGGCGCTTGTGTCCTCGATGGCGCTGGTTGCCGGCTTCCTGCTGGCGGCGCTTTCGACCTCCATCCTGCAATTTACCCTCGTTCAAGGGTTGCTGATCGGTGTCGGCACTTCGGCGATCTTCGGGCCGTTGATCGCCGACATCTCGCACTGGTTCAACCGCCGGCGCGGTGTTGCCGTGGCTGCTGCCGCCGCCGGGAGCTATCTCGCGGGAACGATCTGGCCAACCATCATGCCGCCGTTGATGAAAGCCGAAGGCTGGCGCTTCACCTATGTCGCCATCGGCCTCGCCTGCCTGGTGACCATGGTGCCGCTGGTGCTGATGCTGCGCCGCGGCGCCCCTGTCGTAGCGGCCGGTTCCGCTGGCAGCCGCGTGGTGCAGCCGATCTCGTTGTCACCGACCGCCCTTCAGGTGCTGCTCGTCATTGCCGGTCTCGGCTGCTGCGTGGCAATGTCGATGCCGCAGGTGCACATCGTCGCCTATTGCATGGACCTCGGCTATGGCGTGGCGCATGGCGCCGACATGTTGTCGATCATGATGGCAGCAGGCGTGGTCAGCCGCCTGGTTTCCGGCTTTGTCGCGGACCGCATCGGCGGCGTCAAAACCTTGCTGATCGGTTCGGTGCTGCAGTGCCTGTCGCTGTTCTTCTATATTCCTTTCGATGGGCTCGCCTCGCTCTACATCGTGTCGCTGGTGTTCGGCCTGTCGCAAGGCGGCATCGTGCCTTGCTATGCGATCATCGTGCGGGAATACATGCCTGCCAAGGAAGCCGGCCAGCGGGTCGGCATCGTCATCATGGCGACCATCTTCGGCATGGCGATCGGCGGCTGGATGTCAGGCTGGATCTACGATCTGACCG